From the Vanacampus margaritifer isolate UIUO_Vmar chromosome 14, RoL_Vmar_1.0, whole genome shotgun sequence genome, the window AAGTGTGTTCGGACGGATTATTGGAGCAAAagcattcaaatgtgttttgtgcGATGACGCAACAAAAGTGAGACGAGCGACGCTTGGGTTCAACAGGTTTGAAAATGCTGCCAAAAGTTCATTGTTGTTCTCCACACGGACGTTCGCGCCGGAAACAAAGTCGACATTCAGCGGGGATGAAACGCTTTGCGCGCCGTCCGACTGCCGTGAGGCCAAAGCGCGGAAGGCGACTCACCTGTCTCTGTTCTTGGTGAGCAGGTTGCGTTCGATCCCTTCCATGAGGTTCTCGAAGCACAGGTGCATGGCCTGCTGCTTCTCGGGAGGTTGGCTGTTGACGATGCTGTTGCGGACGTCGGCAAAGTACTGCAACGCACACACCGTGCGGTCAGCGTCGTCGGAAGCGACCGCATCGGGTCGGAAGCGGCCGCTTACCTTCTCGTTGAGCAGGATGAGGCCCAGCAGCGGGCGCGACATGGACCACTGGTTGCGGCAGTCCTCGAAGATGATGATGTTCAGCACCGTGGACAGCATCTGCACCCAAGCACGCAAGCTTCAGCGCACGCCGCCATTTTGGGGCGCCGCTTGCTCACCTGCTGGATCATCTCGGGGTGCTGCTGCATGATGTGCAGGAAGCGCTCGTCGGTGGCCATGGGCGTGGCCCGCTTCTTGGTGGAGCGCGACAGTTGCTTGAAAAGATACGTCACCATGTGGTCCAGGCTGGAACAGCAGCCCGTGCACACCATCGTgtctgcgcacgcacacacgcaaacgTCACAAGCAATCTGGCCGATGGCCGGCACCGAACATGTTTATGATGAAATGGATTTCTGATTTTTAATGGACAAAATCTTCATGCACGAGCGAAGTCATCGTGGCGAGCGAGCGGCCCCTTCGTGCCGTTTACAGAAATGTGGCGTTGCAGGCGACGCCAACGAGCACAAGAAGCAAAGCGCGCACGTACCGAGCGCGGTGAGGCCTTCGGAGATGGACGAGAGGATGTACATGACCATGTGAGGCTCCAGGCTGGCGATGAAGTTCATGTGGTCCTGCGTGAGGACCTCCAGCAGGGAGTAGAAGGACTGGCTGAGTTTGGGGTAGTCCtgcggggggagggggaggagtcaCAACCAGACGGGGAGGCggccgcgcacgcacgcacgcacgcacgcaccagcAGGTCGCTGTGAGGGATGGACAGCAGCAGCTTGATGAAGGTCTGCAGCGCGTTGTCCAGGGCGTCGTCGCCGTACAGCCGGAAGACGCCGAAGTTGACGTAGTTGCCGCTCAGCACCGCCTTCAGCATGGCGAAGCACACGCTCACGCCCTTCAGCTTGACGCCGTACGTGCGATCCTTCGGCACGTCGCCCAGCGTCAGGATGCGGTTGCCTGCGACATCAACGCCACATGAGGTGAGGAGGCAACGCCGCGGCGACGCCACAGGGTGCGAAAGACGACATTTGCGGAAGGAATACCACGACAAATGCATCCATTTccgggtgcggccattttgaaacTTGCTGCCCACTGAACATGACAATCACGACAACCAATCACTGAGCTGCGATTGGACGTCACCTATCaaaagtgtgatgtcatctcttcaaaaatggccgccttctgatcaACAAGTggtgcattttgctgctcaactccgATTCCACCAACGACGCCAATCAGATTCGCCACAACAACATATTTATTGTGGGCAAGAATTTGGTTTTTGGgtggacttcccctttaaaaacatggagccGGTCAAAGTTGAACAAAGACATAAATGTCGTCTTAGTaggtcacagtgtcccatcccATTTTAAAATCAGAGCCGTGGGTGGGCTACTCATGGTGTCCTTGGGGCCAACTAGTACAAGCTGCCACCTCCAAcatgcagcacttttttttttgtcctttataAGAACAACGCACATCAATCGGTTGCACACACTTGAAAACAGCAAGCGGCTGACTCGACcgtgcaagcagccaatcacaaTTGCGCCCTGCTTGCTCCTCAccgccaaaaacaaaagaaaagcccATTacagatgccccccccccccccccccagcatgACTGTTAACCGATATCAATAGAAAGTATCGCCAATTAAATGGCATGAAATAAATGCAGCCCATTTTCTCATTTCCAAATCGAACCCTCACCGTAGGTTGTGATCATCTTGCTGGTCTCTCGGAAGAGCAGGATGCCGTTGGGCGACGACACGTCAAACTGCAGCCGCTGCGACCTGCAACGCATTTCACACCACAAAATGGAGTCGTGTCTTCACGCGGGAAAGTCGTCGTTTGCCATCGTTTGCGACGTGACCGATTCCATCGAAGGGCCGCCTGCACACTTTTGTTTTAGCCAATCACAAGCCAGTCTTGGCCAAGATCAGcatatctccccccaaaaaaaaaaacgcacaaaatGGATGGTGTGAATTTGGTTTGGATGTCAATTCTACAACATTCGATTGATGAAAGACAATTGACGGCGTTGCTACTCAGTTACTTTCAAAGTTACTTTACTGACGACTCGAGCCGATAGCGAGCCAGACGCGCTCGCCAGAAAAATGGCAACCATCCGCCTTTAACAACAAATTCTTTTAGATTCCAAATGAAATACAACTTTTTCACTTCTCatcattaattttatttgggggaaaaaaaaaaaacagctttcgGGATTCTACTTGGCAAACGTTCTGCTTGTTTTGAAGtgaacaaaatactttttgtcTTTTGAGACTTCCAAAAAATTCCTTTTGGAATCGTTTGTACAATCAAGGCAGGTTACGATATAAACAAACGCTGAAGAATCTGAAATTGGTCAACTAGCAAATGTAACAGACGGACCAAGAAAAACCCTCAGCGCGATatcaacacgcacgcacgcgcacgcacgcgcgcgcacgcacgcacgcacgcacgcacgcacgcacgcacgcacgcacgcacctgtTGTGGACGAGCTCGGCCATGAGCTTGAGCACGGGCGTGGTGCACGCCGGGTCGTGGTACCACAGCTCGATGGCCCGCTGCAGGATGGGCATGTAGGCCGGGTATCTGGCCACGCCCCCGTCAAGGATCAGCACACACGCGCACTccagctaagctaagctaagctaagctaagcttgCAAAGGATACATCCAGTCGAAGAGCATCATGAAGCTGGTCTTGGCGTTGAAGGCGAAGGCGATCCCGCGCAAGTCTCGGACCAGGCCCACCAGAGTCCTCTGCGAGAACAAGTCACACGGGTGTCGGAGGTGCGAGGACCGCTGACACTTAAGCTGACCTGTTGCGGGCAGCACCTTGGCCTCCTGCTCGTTGAAGGTGTTGGTGCTCAACATCTGGGCCACCGCCTCGAAGGCCACCGTCAGCGGCAGCATGAACTGCTCAAACTGCTCCTCGTCCTCACCTGCGGCGACGCGCGCACCTCAGTCAACACACGTGGCCTTCAAACGGCCGGCAATACTTTGTGCCGGATTTGCCCGACTACAAGTTTCAAGTCTGAAAAATGGACGGTGCGGACCGAGGTCCAAAATCGGACGCACTGTGTGAGAGGACTTCCCGCACGCATCGCTTATCGACAAGACTGTGGACGGACATACGAGAGCACGGACGAGTCAACATGGCGGCCAGTTCGCCAAAGTGCgacaataacaaataataaacaagttcatacattaaaattttTATCAGTAGTCTGGGGAGCCCCGAGCTTGTCCGGAAGGGCGTCCCACAGGGGTGGCGCGGCAGAGCAATCGGAGCACGTCCATGGCATTTCCCATTCATGTTAGCATCGAGCTAACGGCTTTGCTTGTGATTGGAATTGCCAAAGTGCTGCTCAACGTCACCGcgtcaaagcaaaacaaacgtCCCAGTTGGCGCCAAAGCACAACTTACCAAGATCCACCATGAGGAGGCGCCCCAGCGCGGTGTAGAAGGTGGTGCGGCACCTCATGTCGCTCAGGTTGGATTGGTTGTTGACACCCAGGAAGGAGAAGTGCTCGCTCTGCTGGCAAACCACAAGCAGGCAGCCATTGTTGGCAAGGAGGCgtcggcagcggcggcggcggcggcggcggcggcggcaaatACTCACGGTGTGATTGTTGAGCATGAACTGCACGGCGCTCAGCTTCACCAACTTGCGGACGCTGCTGTACGTGCGCCGGCCGTCAAGGACAAACTCCGACCTCAACATTACAACACAAATCTTTCCCTCCAtttatacaaaaacacaatgtggCGACTTTTACTTTTGTCACGTAAGGAACAAAATCGGTCGTCAGTTTTAGCCACGAGACGCTTAAAAGGGCGAAACCGACACTTTTATCTCTTATTCCGAAAACATTTCAAACGGGTGGTTTTGGTCCGTAACGCAAGTCGCAAATTTGGCAAAGATGTTGATCGGcgtcaaaagaaaaatgtgacaaTGTCTTACTTTGACGCCGCCGAAAGACGTTCCTGGACGTTAAGAGAAATCCAACAATGTTCAACGACGCTTGCAATGATGAATTGATCATCAGAAGAGATGAATCAGTATTGATCATCCATGACGTGTCGATCAATTGATGAATTCTTGTCGCCCTGACGTCATCAAAATAGTCCGTTCAATTGTGGATTCATTAGTAAAAAAAGGGGCGGGGCAAGGTGAGGTGCCGAAAAGGATATCCCAAAGAGAGGTCGTTGAGGAGCTGCAGGGTCTTGGCGGTGATGGGTTCGCACTGGCCCCAGTACTTCAAGTTGGTGATGCTGCGGGCAGGCCaccgtcatcgtcatcgtcatcgtcatcatcatcatcatcagcatcatcatcatcatcatcgtcgtcgtcatcatcatcatcatcgtcatcatcatcgtcgtcatcatcatcgtcgtcgtcatcgtcatcatcatcgtcatcatcgtcgtcgtcatcgtcgtcatcatcatcgtcgtcgtcatcatcgtcatcgtcatcatcatcgtcatcatcatcgtcatcatcatcgtcgtcatcatcgtcgtcgtcatcatcatcgtcgtcatcatcatcgtcgtcatcatcatcgtcgtcgtcatcatcatcgtcatcatcatcatcgtcatcgtcgtcgtcgtcatcatcatcatcgtcatcatcatcgtcgtcatcatcatcgtcatcgtcgtcgtcgtcatcatcgtcgtcgtcatcatcgtcatcgtcatcatcatcgtcatcatcatcgtcgtcatcatcgtcgtcgtcatcatcatcgtcgtcatcatcatcgtcgtcatcatcatcgtcgtcatcatcatcgtcgtcatcatcatcgtcgtcgtcatcatcatcgtcatcatcatcatcgtcatcgtcgtcgtcgtcatcatcatcatcgtcatcatcatcgtcgtcatcatcatcgtcatcgtcgtcgtcatcatcgtcatcgtcgtcgtcatcatcgtcatcgtcatcatcatcggcgtcatcgtcatcatcatcgtcgtcatcatcatcgtcatcgtcatcatcatcgtcgtcatcatcatcatcgtcgtcatcatcatcatcgtcgttgtcatcgtcgtcgtcatcgtcgtcgtcatcgtcgtcgtcatcatcatcgtcgtcatcatcatcgtcatcatcatcgtcgtcgtcatcgtcgtcgtcatcatcatcatcatcatcagttaGGAATTCATGACATGAGGCCAGTACAAGTACAACAAGGAGCAGAAGAAGTAAAAgacgcagaaaaaaaaatgggctttCACGGCAGCGAAAGCAAATCACCCGCGAGATGAGATCTGCCGTTTTGGTTTTGTCAGGTCATTTTTTAATTGCTGAATCAGATGATTCTTTTTTATTCTGTCCAATTTGCCTAAAACAACAAGGCCCGATTTCAAACGGACAGTTCAGAAATCGCACAAAGAATTCATTCCTCTTTTATTGAAGATCGAAGACAAGGCGGCAAacgcttggtttgttttgccgCGTCGTCCTGTTGGCCAAAAGGGGAAGTGCACGTGCTGCTCTCTAATTGGCTGCGGGGCCATGAAAGGCATTCGAGCAACCAAAATGCCACTTTGGCGTGGGAACGGGCCCATCAGAACACCACTTGACGtggaagaaggagaagaaggagaagaaggagaaaaaggagaaaaaggagaaaaaggagaaaaaggagaaaaaggagaaaaaggagaaaaaggagaaaactCACATTTTGCCGATGAAGACGCTGAGCACCATCGTCTCGTCGTTCAGGCCCAGAACCTCCGACAGGCGGCGATACAGCTGCAATCAAACGCAAAGCTCACCTTCAAGTTGCTCGGCCAATCGAGTCTTTGGGCCGCGCCGACGCCGGCAAGCGCAAACGATGACGACGGCGAGGATTTCCCACGCTCACCTTGGACGACTTCTGCACTTGGTCGCCGATGTAGATCTTGCGGAACTGCTCGAAGAAGCTGAGCATGGCCAGCTCCAGCCGCTCGTTGCCCGCCTGCGCCAGACGCGAGTCCGTCAGGTTCATCAGCTGCAGAACCCTGGACGGCGCAAGCACAAGCACGGTGGGCCGGTGGGCGGGGCACGGCGCTCGCCAAAACCGCACGACGCCGACAGCCAAACACAAAAGCACAAGCGACAGGAAGCGCCCGCGACCACACGGGAGAAAAtcaactgaagaaaaaaaaggaaacggtGAAGCCGGAGGGAAAGGAGAGCGCGAGAACGAGATGatagaaaaaagaaatgaaaaagaatgaaacaagaaaaagaaCACGAGAAGGAAGAAGAATGAGACCAAAGATGAAGAAACAAGAAAAGgtcaaagaaagagaaaaatcgGTTTCCATCCCATTTTTTGATGCCAAagtactgaaaatgcgcaaaacagacGTTCGACttgtgcccgtttccatctgttgtgCTTTTGCCACTATTGggggggactccgccgctgtaggtggcgctatacgcCATGAACGGATGCGATCCGGCAGGCATTTCAAACGCCGGCAAGCAAAAGACCCCAGCAAGCCTTTCTTTGCCGTTTTGCATCTGGAAGAGCAGCAACCGTCGCTTCCTGATTTCAGTTCGGTGGTCGCCCTCAAACGGACCCGCAAACACACGTGACGTCACTTCCAGTCAAAACGTGCCACGCGTGTCCCGTCTTGTCAGCCAGCGCTGACGTGCTAAATTTGCAGTTTCCTTCTTTCGATGTGCTTCGAAAAACTTTTGGGCCaatttttcaaatgtcttttgGATTTTGCCATTTCTtggaaattcaaataaaaaaaggctggatGGACACCCgactgatgaaagaaaaaaaagcatgaagaTGTGAAAAAGAGGGacgcagcggcggcggcggcggcggcggcggcgatcAGGGTACCGGCAGACGAGCTCGCCGTCCATGGCGTCCTGCTCGTCGGTGCTGGCGAAGGACACGCGGCCGCCGATGACCGCCCCGATGATGTAGACCAACCACGTCAGGCGACCTGCCGGCGGGGGGGAGAGAGGGGATGAGTGCGCGTCAGCCGAACCCGCAGCCGCTTGGCCGCCACGCACCCTCCTGCACGGTGACGTCGACGGCGCCGGAGTTGGTGGACTGCAGCAGCTCCTGGTAGCTCTGCGCCGCCTGGTCGAAGAGCTGCACCAGCAGCGCGCACGTCTTCTCGTACTCGCACCTCCCGATGGTGGACAGCTGGTCCAGCTGCTGCTGAACCAGCCCCGCGTCGTCCAGCGGGTCCTCCAGGCCGTCCCTGCGGCACACAAGCGGGCGGGCGCGCGGATTGCGTTGAGTAAAAGCCGCTCGCCAGCCACTGGCGCTTCCTGCTTC encodes:
- the xpo7 gene encoding exportin-7 isoform X2; protein product: MKWGKMADHVQGLAQLEILCKQLYETADTAVRHQAEKALVEFTNGPDCLSKCQLLLERGSSSYSQLLAATCLSKLVSRTSNPLPLEQRIDIRNYVLNYLATRPKLAAFVTQALIQLYARITKLGWFDSQKDDYVFRNVIADVTRFLQDSVEHCIIGVTILSQLTNEINQADTTHPLTKHRKIASSFRDSSLFDIFTLSCNLLKQASGKNLNLNDESQHGLLMQLLKLSYNCLNYDFIGTSTDESSDDLCTVQIPTSWRSAFLDSSTLQLFFNLYHSIPPSLSPLVLSCLVQIASVRRSLFNNAERAKFLSHLVDGVKRILANPQCLPDPNNYHEFCRLLARLKSNYQLGELVKVDNYPEVIRLIANFTVTSLQHWEFAPNSVHYLLSLWQRLAASVPYVKATEPHLLETYTPEVTKAYITSRLESVHVILRDGLEDPLDDAGLVQQQLDQLSTIGRCEYEKTCALLVQLFDQAAQSYQELLQSTNSGAVDVTVQEGRLTWLVYIIGAVIGGRVSFASTDEQDAMDGELVCRVLQLMNLTDSRLAQAGNERLELAMLSFFEQFRKIYIGDQVQKSSKLYRRLSEVLGLNDETMVLSVFIGKIITNLKYWGQCEPITAKTLQLLNDLSLGYSSVRKLVKLSAVQFMLNNHTSEHFSFLGVNNQSNLSDMRCRTTFYTALGRLLMVDLGEDEEQFEQFMLPLTVAFEAVAQMLSTNTFNEQEAKRTLVGLVRDLRGIAFAFNAKTSFMMLFDWIYPAYMPILQRAIELWYHDPACTTPVLKLMAELVHNRSQRLQFDVSSPNGILLFRETSKMITTYGNRILTLGDVPKDRTYGVKLKGVSVCFAMLKAVLSGNYVNFGVFRLYGDDALDNALQTFIKLLLSIPHSDLLDYPKLSQSFYSLLEVLTQDHMNFIASLEPHMVMYILSSISEGLTALDTMVCTGCCSSLDHMVTYLFKQLSRSTKKRATPMATDERFLHIMQQHPEMIQQMLSTVLNIIIFEDCRNQWSMSRPLLGLILLNEKVSGRFRPDAVASDDADRTVCALQYFADVRNSIVNSQPPEKQQAMHLCFENLMEGIERNLLTKNRDRFTQNLSVFRREVNDSMKNSTCGVNSNDMMS
- the xpo7 gene encoding exportin-7 isoform X4, with the translated sequence MKWGKMADHVQGLAQLEILCKQLYETADTAVRHQAEKALVEFTNGPDCLSKCQLLLERGSSSYSQLLAATCLSKLVSRTSNPLPLEQRIDIRNYVLNYLATRPKLAAFVTQALIQLYARITKLGWFDSQKDDYVFRNVIADVTRFLQDSVEHCIIGVTILSQLTNEINQADTTHPLTKHRKIASSFRDSSLFDIFTLSCNLLKQASGKNLNLNDESQHGLLMQLLKLSYNCLNYDFIGTSTDESSDDLCTVQIPTSWRSAFLDSSTLQLFFNLYHSIPPSLSPLVLSCLVQIASVRRSLFNNAERAKFLSHLVDGVKRILANPQCLPDPNNYHEFCRLLARLKSNYQLGELVKVDNYPEVIRLIANFTVTSLQHWEFAPNSVHYLLSLWQRLAASVPYVKATEPHLLETYTPEVTKAYITSRLESVHVILRDGLEDPLDDAGLVQQQLDQLSTIGRCEYEKTCALLVQLFDQAAQSYQELLQSTNSGAVDVTVQEGRLTWLVYIIGAVIGGRVSFASTDEQDAMDGELVCRVLQLMNLTDSRLAQAGNERLELAMLSFFEQFRKIYIGDQVQKSSKLYRRLSEVLGLNDETMVLSVFIGKIITNLKYWGQCEPITAKTLQLLNDLSLGYSSVRKLVKLSAVQFMLNNHTSEHFSFLGVNNQSNLSDMRCRTTFYTALGRLLMVDLGEDEEQFEQFMLPLTVAFEAVAQMLSTNTFNEQEAKRTLVGLVRDLRGIAFAFNAKTSFMMLFDWIYPAYMPILQRAIELWYHDPACTTPVLKLMAELVHNRSQRLQFDVSSPNGILLFRETSKMITTYGNRILTLGDVPKDRTYGVKLKGVSVCFAMLKAVLSGNYVNFGVFRLYGDDALDNALQTFIKLLLSIPHSDLLDYPKLSQSFYSLLEVLTQDHMNFIASLEPHMVMYILSSISEGLTALDTMVCTGCCSSLDHMVTYLFKQLSRSTKKRATPMATDERFLHIMQQHPEMIQQMLSTVLNIIIFEDCRNQWSMSRPLLGLILLNEKYFADVRNSIVNSQPPEKQQAMHLCFENLMEGIERNLLTKNRDRFTQNLSVFRREVNDSMKNSTCGVNSNDMMS
- the xpo7 gene encoding exportin-7 isoform X3, with translation MKWGKMADHVQGLAQLEILCKQLYETADTAVRHQAEKALVEFTNGPDCLSKCQLLLERGSSSYSQLLAATCLSKLVSRTSNPLPLEQRIDIRNYVLNYLATRPKLAAFVTQALIQLYARITKLGWFDSQKDDYVFRNVIADVTRFLQDSVEHCIIGVTILSQLTNEINQADTTHPLTKHRKIASSFRDSSLFDIFTLSCNLLKQASGKNLNLNDESQHGLLMQLLKLSYNCLNYDFIGTSTDESSDDLCTVQIPTSWRSAFLDSSTLQLFFNLYHSIPPSLSPLVLSCLVQIASVRRSLFNNAERAKFLSHLVDGVKRILANPQCLPDPNNYHEFCRLLARLKSNYQLGELVKVDNYPEVIRLIANFTVTSLQHWEFAPNSVHYLLSLWQRLAASVPYVKATEPHLLETYTPEVTKAYITSRLESVHVILRDGLEDPLDDAGLVQQQLDQLSTIGRCEYEKTCALLVQLFDQAAQSYQELLQSTNSGAVDVTVQEGRLTWLVYIIGAVIGGRVSFASTDEQDAMDGELVCRVLQLMNLTDSRLAQAGNERLELAMLSFFEQFRKIYIGDQVQKSSKLYRRLSEVLGLNDETMVLSVFIGKIITNLKYWGQCEPITAKTLQLLNDLSLGYSSVRKLVKLSAVQFMLNNHTQSEHFSFLGVNNQSNLSDMRCRTTFYTALGRLLMVDLGEDEEQFEQFMLPLTVAFEAVAQMLSTNTFNEQEAKRTLVGLVRDLRGIAFAFNAKTSFMMLFDWIYPAYMPILQRAIELWYHDPACTTPVLKLMAELVHNRSQRLQFDVSSPNGILLFRETSKMITTYGNRILTLGDVPKDRTYGVKLKGVSVCFAMLKAVLSGNYVNFGVFRLYGDDALDNALQTFIKLLLSIPHSDLLDYPKLSQSFYSLLEVLTQDHMNFIASLEPHMVMYILSSISEGLTALDTMVCTGCCSSLDHMVTYLFKQLSRSTKKRATPMATDERFLHIMQQHPEMIQQMLSTVLNIIIFEDCRNQWSMSRPLLGLILLNEKYFADVRNSIVNSQPPEKQQAMHLCFENLMEGIERNLLTKNRDRFTQNLSVFRREVNDSMKNSTCGVNSNDMMS
- the xpo7 gene encoding exportin-7 isoform X1, with protein sequence MKWGKMADHVQGLAQLEILCKQLYETADTAVRHQAEKALVEFTNGPDCLSKCQLLLERGSSSYSQLLAATCLSKLVSRTSNPLPLEQRIDIRNYVLNYLATRPKLAAFVTQALIQLYARITKLGWFDSQKDDYVFRNVIADVTRFLQDSVEHCIIGVTILSQLTNEINQVGGARAGAGRDDHASAAAVSLCVCGQADTTHPLTKHRKIASSFRDSSLFDIFTLSCNLLKQASGKNLNLNDESQHGLLMQLLKLSYNCLNYDFIGTSTDESSDDLCTVQIPTSWRSAFLDSSTLQLFFNLYHSIPPSLSPLVLSCLVQIASVRRSLFNNAERAKFLSHLVDGVKRILANPQCLPDPNNYHEFCRLLARLKSNYQLGELVKVDNYPEVIRLIANFTVTSLQHWEFAPNSVHYLLSLWQRLAASVPYVKATEPHLLETYTPEVTKAYITSRLESVHVILRDGLEDPLDDAGLVQQQLDQLSTIGRCEYEKTCALLVQLFDQAAQSYQELLQSTNSGAVDVTVQEGRLTWLVYIIGAVIGGRVSFASTDEQDAMDGELVCRVLQLMNLTDSRLAQAGNERLELAMLSFFEQFRKIYIGDQVQKSSKLYRRLSEVLGLNDETMVLSVFIGKIITNLKYWGQCEPITAKTLQLLNDLSLGYSSVRKLVKLSAVQFMLNNHTSEHFSFLGVNNQSNLSDMRCRTTFYTALGRLLMVDLGEDEEQFEQFMLPLTVAFEAVAQMLSTNTFNEQEAKRTLVGLVRDLRGIAFAFNAKTSFMMLFDWIYPAYMPILQRAIELWYHDPACTTPVLKLMAELVHNRSQRLQFDVSSPNGILLFRETSKMITTYGNRILTLGDVPKDRTYGVKLKGVSVCFAMLKAVLSGNYVNFGVFRLYGDDALDNALQTFIKLLLSIPHSDLLDYPKLSQSFYSLLEVLTQDHMNFIASLEPHMVMYILSSISEGLTALDTMVCTGCCSSLDHMVTYLFKQLSRSTKKRATPMATDERFLHIMQQHPEMIQQMLSTVLNIIIFEDCRNQWSMSRPLLGLILLNEKYFADVRNSIVNSQPPEKQQAMHLCFENLMEGIERNLLTKNRDRFTQNLSVFRREVNDSMKNSTCGVNSNDMMS